From the Alloalcanivorax dieselolei B5 genome, one window contains:
- a CDS encoding STN domain-containing protein codes for MSRRAIFDRQWPCPSCVLVILVIVFWGAEGWAGQPDTEPSFSPRFHLTIPAQPLGQALEAFSESTGLAVLFDSAYAAFSAPELSGEYSAKAALNRLLMGSGLEAHWYQSSQAYAIAPRVNHDHGHKETKRPSKPPRWSARYRAYAGYIQDRVWQSLCEQARTRPGDYRLAMQLWIGDGGNVDRIVLLTSSGDRHRDAAIVERLERLSLAAVSGRLPQPVTMVLMPDPMTECAG; via the coding sequence GTGAGTCGTCGTGCCATCTTTGACCGGCAATGGCCGTGTCCGTCCTGTGTCCTGGTCATCCTGGTGATCGTGTTTTGGGGGGCCGAGGGATGGGCCGGGCAACCTGATACCGAACCGTCATTTTCCCCGCGTTTCCATTTGACGATTCCGGCGCAACCTTTGGGACAGGCCCTGGAGGCGTTTAGTGAGAGCACCGGATTGGCCGTCCTGTTCGATAGTGCCTACGCGGCCTTTTCCGCGCCGGAACTGTCCGGCGAGTACTCCGCGAAGGCGGCTCTGAATCGGCTTCTCATGGGCTCCGGGCTGGAGGCGCACTGGTACCAGAGCAGTCAGGCGTATGCCATTGCCCCGCGCGTCAATCACGACCATGGCCACAAAGAAACGAAAAGACCGTCCAAGCCCCCTCGCTGGAGTGCGCGCTACCGAGCCTATGCCGGTTATATACAGGACCGCGTATGGCAATCGTTGTGTGAGCAGGCGCGGACACGGCCGGGTGATTACCGTTTGGCGATGCAACTGTGGATTGGTGACGGGGGGAATGTGGATCGCATCGTGTTATTGACGTCCTCGGGGGATCGACATCGGGATGCGGCTATCGTGGAGCGGCTTGAGCGGCTGTCCTTGGCGGCGGTTTCGGGAAGACTGCCTCAACCAGTGACCATGGTGCTGATGCCGGATCCCATGACCGAATGTGCCGGTTGA
- a CDS encoding FecR family protein, which produces MAERDEMTVGEPPAADIDALEQAARDWLILLNSGKASARDIEACRRWRARSAAHARAYDDARYLWSALHVAAEKVAAKTPRHDMASGGLPRAGRMTRRALLGGGMAAAAAAGMMFYPPLGLWSSLGALSADFHTVKGEQKRIALGDGIEMRLNTRTSLNRLTSVARGDGVKVLEGEVSFLNRSAGPLTVIAGSGELRASEARFTVRHTGQDVCVTCVEGRLALHHAQGDYALHGAQQARYNRMSVVLTEEVDLETELAWQNGWLVFHDRPLSEVIDEVNRYRDGHIWIQNESLSQRRFQGRFPIGQLADIPEMIRDSYGARLTRLPGGVAILG; this is translated from the coding sequence ATGGCTGAGCGGGACGAAATGACGGTCGGCGAACCGCCGGCGGCGGATATCGATGCGCTGGAACAGGCGGCCCGGGACTGGTTGATCCTTCTCAATTCCGGCAAGGCCTCGGCGAGGGACATCGAGGCATGTCGGCGCTGGCGAGCCCGCAGTGCCGCCCACGCCCGGGCCTATGATGACGCTCGCTATCTCTGGTCCGCACTGCACGTCGCCGCTGAAAAGGTGGCGGCGAAGACTCCGCGGCATGATATGGCGTCGGGTGGTCTCCCCCGGGCAGGACGGATGACGCGGCGAGCGTTGTTGGGCGGAGGAATGGCCGCGGCCGCCGCCGCCGGCATGATGTTCTACCCGCCGCTGGGTTTGTGGTCCTCCCTGGGCGCGCTGTCGGCGGACTTTCACACCGTCAAGGGCGAACAGAAGCGAATCGCGCTGGGCGATGGCATCGAGATGCGGCTCAACACCCGGACCTCGCTGAATCGTCTGACCTCCGTGGCGCGAGGTGATGGCGTCAAGGTGCTGGAAGGGGAGGTGAGTTTCCTTAATCGTTCCGCCGGGCCGTTGACGGTGATCGCGGGCAGCGGAGAGCTGCGCGCCAGCGAAGCACGATTCACGGTACGCCATACTGGGCAGGACGTGTGCGTGACCTGCGTGGAGGGACGCTTGGCGTTACACCATGCCCAGGGGGATTATGCGCTGCACGGGGCACAACAGGCTCGCTATAACCGGATGTCCGTGGTGCTCACGGAAGAGGTGGATCTCGAGACGGAACTGGCGTGGCAAAACGGCTGGTTGGTTTTTCACGACAGACCGTTGTCGGAAGTGATCGATGAGGTGAACCGTTATCGGGACGGGCATATCTGGATTCAGAATGAGTCGTTGTCACAACGGCGGTTTCAGGGACGGTTTCCGATAGGGCAATTGGCGGACATTCCGGAAATGATTCGTGACAGCTATGGGGCACGCCTCACCCGGTTGCCAGGAGGCGTGGCGATTCTGGGGTAA
- a CDS encoding RNA polymerase sigma factor, giving the protein MSETNRKRLRELLTTRYAELRRRIEYRLGSSEGAEDALQETWLRVDSMDMNAIKPIRHPASYLVQMAVNISIDQHRRERRYAAEPDSDELAAREDELSDPVRRVAGEREVETLETALMGLSPRRRAIVLAVRLEGTPHRELAERFGISERMVAKELRAALDQCAAQLKQGRDAVKVDRKGKRHG; this is encoded by the coding sequence ATGTCTGAAACCAACAGAAAGCGACTGCGCGAATTACTCACCACCCGGTATGCCGAATTGCGCCGGCGTATCGAGTATCGGCTTGGCTCCTCCGAAGGGGCGGAAGATGCTCTGCAGGAAACCTGGCTGCGGGTGGATTCCATGGATATGAATGCGATCAAGCCAATACGGCATCCGGCGTCGTACCTGGTGCAAATGGCGGTGAACATTTCCATTGATCAGCATCGCCGGGAACGTCGCTATGCCGCCGAGCCGGATAGCGATGAACTGGCGGCCAGGGAGGATGAGCTGAGTGACCCGGTGCGGCGGGTAGCGGGGGAACGCGAGGTGGAGACCCTGGAGACGGCGCTCATGGGATTGAGTCCGCGCCGCCGGGCCATCGTGTTGGCGGTGCGTCTGGAGGGGACGCCGCACCGTGAGTTGGCGGAACGGTTCGGTATTTCCGAGCGCATGGTGGCCAAGGAACTGCGTGCCGCCCTCGATCAGTGTGCCGCGCAACTGAAACAGGGAAGGGACGCGGTGAAGGTTGACCGGAAGGGGAAACGTCATGGCTGA
- a CDS encoding energy transducer TonB, which translates to MLSQTGTAQQNVPSHWASYARLVSNQFQAWLSDDSQPDGERLLNWVGAGFAPPSIVVRVWIAADGRIQKIESESLGDPVMDDTLQQVLSARPLAEPPPRDMRQPLILRLGLEALDEPAGEQD; encoded by the coding sequence GTGCTGAGTCAGACTGGAACGGCCCAACAGAACGTGCCATCGCATTGGGCCAGCTATGCGCGGCTGGTTAGTAATCAGTTTCAGGCCTGGCTCAGCGACGACAGTCAGCCTGACGGCGAGCGCCTGCTGAACTGGGTGGGGGCGGGCTTCGCGCCGCCGTCGATCGTGGTTCGGGTGTGGATCGCCGCGGATGGGCGGATCCAGAAGATCGAGTCCGAGTCCCTGGGCGATCCGGTAATGGACGACACACTGCAGCAGGTGCTGAGCGCTCGACCTCTGGCCGAACCGCCGCCCCGGGATATGCGACAGCCTTTGATATTGCGGCTGGGATTGGAGGCGTTGGACGAGCCGGCGGGAGAGCAGGATTAG